In the genome of Paenibacillus pabuli, one region contains:
- a CDS encoding carboxymuconolactone decarboxylase family protein produces the protein MSEQVTQGLERFAKLSGEYGAKALAPIKDQFPELAEFIMGTAYGDIFQRTTITDQWKEVAIISSLISQGQYEQLGVHYTMALSVGVTVEQLKAILLHLAPCVGAPRIISAFNVLLATLEEIQ, from the coding sequence ATGAGTGAACAAGTGACTCAAGGATTGGAACGTTTTGCAAAGCTCTCCGGGGAATATGGTGCAAAAGCACTGGCACCGATTAAAGATCAGTTCCCTGAGCTCGCTGAGTTTATTATGGGAACGGCTTACGGGGATATTTTTCAACGTACAACCATTACCGATCAATGGAAGGAAGTTGCCATTATCTCCTCTCTGATCTCACAGGGGCAGTATGAGCAGTTGGGGGTTCATTATACGATGGCGTTAAGTGTCGGTGTAACCGTCGAACAGCTCAAAGCAATTTTGCTGCATCTGGCGCCATGTGTTGGTGCTCCGCGGATCATCAGTGCGTTTAATGTATTGCTCGCTACCCTGGAAGAAATCCAATAA
- a CDS encoding HAD hydrolase-like protein codes for MTKETVLRKPEAMIFDMDGTLFQTETLLLPAYHQLFDTLRAEGHYEGETPPEERMLGSLGMLLEDIWKVVMPEASAAAHRRADELLLQLEIEGLDGGSSLLYPQVKETLEALKEQGVRLFVASNGLEDYVKGVAFAHEIMPLFEGVYSAGQYKTPSKVNLVQILLEKHRIQDAWMVGDRSSDVEAGKMNNQTVIGCAYAGFGRNEELAGSDVLISDFTELLRLYREAE; via the coding sequence ATGACAAAAGAGACGGTATTGCGAAAACCGGAAGCGATGATTTTTGATATGGATGGTACATTGTTTCAGACCGAAACACTGCTGTTGCCAGCTTATCATCAGTTGTTTGATACATTGCGGGCCGAAGGGCATTATGAGGGAGAGACTCCTCCTGAAGAACGAATGCTGGGAAGTTTAGGGATGTTGCTGGAAGATATATGGAAAGTGGTAATGCCTGAAGCTTCCGCTGCAGCCCATCGCCGTGCAGACGAATTGCTTCTTCAGTTGGAGATTGAAGGGCTGGATGGGGGAAGCTCTCTCCTGTATCCCCAAGTCAAAGAGACGCTGGAAGCGTTGAAAGAACAGGGCGTGCGGTTATTTGTTGCTAGCAATGGGCTGGAGGATTACGTCAAAGGCGTGGCCTTTGCCCATGAGATCATGCCGCTCTTTGAAGGCGTTTATAGTGCAGGACAATACAAAACCCCTTCCAAAGTGAACTTGGTTCAGATCCTGCTTGAGAAACATCGAATTCAGGATGCATGGATGGTAGGGGATCGCTCTTCTGATGTGGAGGCAGGCAAAATGAACAACCAGACCGTCATCGGCTGTGCCTATGCAGGGTTCGGAAGAAATGAAGAACTTGCAGGATCAGATGTACTAATCTCTGATTTTACGGAACTGCTTCGTTTATATCGGGAAGCCGAGTAG
- a CDS encoding methyl-accepting chemotaxis protein — MKKHRTFKIFYKIGLGYLLVLAVLAGCILLIQNSTSKLQSELDFLVDHDMNVHALTYEIEKNLVDMETGQRGYVITGQENYLAPYTNGKEQMVTLKEQLAALISDNPSQLKLLEDVHSTMEHWIQVAGEPVVALRQADDLPSIQQFFAIDPGKTDMDQIRQSLNTFRTNELTLTETRTEELKKKNKLLNLELYGALSFVVLISVIAALVLSRSIVRNIRTVTRALNDIGSSNGDLTLRIATPMKDETRELAEAANSMLFGLQQMMLDIQSNAAILSTASDRLDKGVSDNHIAGKEVAAAMERVAEGADEQVALAQTMVAAMEQSVIGLNRAAASTADVAERAVRTESIAVDGQERIDNAVGKITFIEQSFLSVQEAINEISEMSDQVINIADSMSRIARQTNLLALNAGIEAARAGEHGRGFAVVASEIRNLADQSAVSAKEITSILETVVTGVQSTAQVVDESTLHVNEGLRTIEDAGHAFTNITQHIHDLSGEVQDVSAVIEQLTSGSETVMKSINEVSAVVEDTASATEEVSAMTEEQLASLLEMKDTSKQLNEMSDALDQLVNRFKLS; from the coding sequence ATGAAAAAGCATAGGACCTTCAAAATTTTTTATAAGATTGGTTTGGGCTATTTGCTCGTACTTGCTGTGTTGGCAGGTTGCATTCTTTTAATTCAAAACAGTACCAGCAAGCTTCAAAGCGAATTGGATTTTCTCGTAGATCACGATATGAATGTACATGCCCTTACTTATGAAATTGAAAAGAATTTGGTGGATATGGAGACAGGTCAACGGGGTTACGTTATCACCGGGCAGGAAAATTACCTCGCCCCATATACCAATGGAAAAGAACAAATGGTTACACTGAAAGAACAGCTCGCTGCTTTGATCTCGGACAACCCATCACAGCTGAAGCTTCTGGAAGATGTACATAGTACTATGGAACATTGGATTCAAGTTGCGGGAGAACCGGTTGTTGCACTGCGCCAAGCCGATGATCTTCCTTCTATCCAACAATTTTTTGCAATAGATCCCGGAAAAACGGACATGGACCAGATTCGGCAATCCCTGAATACGTTCCGAACCAATGAACTGACTCTCACCGAAACCCGTACAGAAGAACTGAAAAAGAAAAACAAGTTGCTCAACTTGGAGTTGTACGGAGCCCTGTCCTTTGTTGTCTTAATTTCCGTCATTGCTGCCTTAGTCCTGTCCCGATCCATTGTAAGGAACATCCGTACAGTGACACGTGCGCTGAATGATATCGGCTCCTCCAATGGGGATCTGACCCTGCGAATTGCCACCCCGATGAAAGATGAAACACGGGAGTTGGCCGAGGCTGCCAATTCCATGCTCTTTGGTTTGCAGCAAATGATGCTCGATATTCAAAGCAATGCTGCTATTCTGAGCACAGCTTCAGATCGACTGGATAAAGGCGTGTCTGACAATCATATTGCAGGAAAAGAGGTCGCCGCGGCTATGGAACGTGTCGCTGAAGGTGCGGATGAACAAGTTGCCCTTGCTCAAACCATGGTCGCTGCGATGGAACAATCTGTCATCGGACTTAATCGGGCAGCAGCTTCAACTGCAGACGTGGCGGAACGTGCTGTACGCACCGAATCCATTGCCGTTGATGGGCAAGAGCGTATTGATAATGCCGTAGGGAAAATAACGTTTATTGAGCAATCTTTCCTCTCTGTACAGGAAGCCATTAACGAAATATCCGAAATGTCTGATCAAGTAATCAACATTGCCGATTCCATGTCGAGAATCGCAAGGCAAACCAATTTGCTCGCACTCAATGCCGGAATTGAAGCCGCTCGTGCGGGGGAACACGGACGTGGATTTGCTGTCGTTGCCTCTGAAATCCGCAATCTCGCAGATCAAAGTGCTGTGTCAGCAAAGGAAATTACAAGCATATTGGAAACCGTTGTAACCGGAGTCCAAAGTACGGCACAAGTTGTGGACGAAAGTACGCTCCATGTCAATGAAGGATTACGGACAATTGAAGATGCAGGGCATGCCTTTACAAATATCACCCAGCATATTCATGATCTTAGCGGTGAGGTTCAGGATGTATCCGCTGTTATAGAACAACTAACAAGCGGCAGTGAAACAGTGATGAAGTCTATCAACGAAGTCTCAGCCGTAGTTGAGGATACCGCATCAGCCACGGAAGAAGTATCAGCTATGACCGAAGAACAACTTGCTTCCTTGCTGGAAATGAAGGACACCTCAAAGCAGTTAAATGAAATGTCAGATGCGCTTGATCAGCTGGTTAACCGATTCAAGCTGTCTTAA
- a CDS encoding thiamine pyrophosphate-binding protein, producing the protein MRTVADYLAEALRNLGVTHVFGIIGKSICPAVLKMVDYGLEFIPGRHESSSGFAASGYALQTGKLGVAFATSGPGGTNLLTAAAHAKANNLPVLFITGHQSIQELGLPQCQDSSSYLADLAEMFRPATLFSKLVERGDHFSTILNHALSIALGPNKGPVHLCLPFDVQTEQLSDFRVVIPEPEPLISVSNLNRILPLLQQSSHPLIIAGKGVSRARAHDELLHFAEHFNIPVITSPGGKGAIAWDHPLYHGPCGVGGFPHADELLNQSDLYIVLGSRLSDMTICNLKPENHPAHLIQFDADPTFVGKILNAQTIHITGDLKDNLQFLLGTLTEQPVVPRETITVDYTLPLPDLPNLSLASVLEEMSELLPYDHKLFVDDGSHGFHAVQRYKIKKPGSFVFDAYFACMGNAIGMAIGAKTAAPEETIVCITGDGCFMMLGTEINTAVCNNLPVIFIVVNNKQLDMALKGMEKTTGRIDGTLYEVPMDAAKFAESLGAVAFRAETRGEFVSALQTAQQLNKVTVIELLTDRDEIPPTAHRTVTLN; encoded by the coding sequence ATGAGAACAGTTGCGGATTATTTGGCAGAAGCTCTGCGTAATTTAGGCGTTACTCATGTCTTTGGTATTATCGGAAAATCCATATGTCCTGCCGTCCTGAAAATGGTTGATTATGGCTTGGAATTCATTCCTGGTCGACATGAATCCAGTTCAGGTTTTGCAGCATCGGGCTATGCCCTTCAAACCGGGAAACTGGGTGTGGCCTTCGCAACTTCCGGTCCGGGCGGCACCAACTTGCTCACCGCTGCTGCCCATGCCAAGGCTAATAACTTGCCAGTCCTGTTTATTACGGGTCATCAGTCCATTCAGGAGTTGGGGCTGCCACAATGTCAGGACTCTTCATCTTACTTGGCCGATTTGGCAGAGATGTTCCGTCCTGCCACACTGTTCAGCAAGCTGGTAGAACGCGGTGATCATTTTAGCACCATATTGAATCATGCTCTTTCCATTGCACTCGGTCCCAACAAAGGTCCGGTCCATCTCTGTCTTCCGTTTGATGTACAAACCGAACAGCTCTCTGACTTCCGGGTTGTCATTCCGGAGCCTGAACCCCTGATTAGCGTATCCAACCTGAATCGTATCCTCCCCTTACTTCAACAGTCCAGTCATCCTTTAATTATTGCAGGCAAAGGTGTCAGCCGCGCCAGAGCTCATGATGAATTGCTCCATTTTGCTGAACATTTCAATATTCCTGTCATTACTTCGCCTGGCGGAAAAGGTGCCATTGCTTGGGATCATCCCCTTTATCATGGGCCTTGTGGTGTTGGCGGCTTCCCACACGCAGACGAACTATTGAATCAAAGTGACCTCTATATCGTACTCGGTTCACGTCTGAGTGATATGACCATCTGTAATTTGAAGCCTGAAAACCATCCTGCACATTTGATTCAATTCGATGCTGATCCGACATTCGTTGGTAAAATACTTAACGCTCAAACCATACATATCACCGGCGACTTGAAGGACAACCTGCAGTTTTTGCTTGGTACACTGACAGAACAACCTGTTGTTCCAAGAGAAACAATAACTGTAGATTACACCCTACCTCTCCCTGATCTGCCGAACCTGTCCCTGGCTTCCGTCCTGGAAGAAATGAGTGAACTGCTTCCATATGATCATAAGCTGTTTGTGGATGATGGCAGTCATGGTTTTCATGCGGTTCAACGATATAAAATCAAGAAACCCGGCAGCTTTGTGTTTGACGCCTACTTTGCCTGCATGGGTAATGCGATTGGCATGGCTATTGGAGCCAAGACTGCCGCACCGGAAGAAACCATTGTATGCATTACTGGTGACGGATGCTTTATGATGCTTGGAACCGAGATTAACACCGCTGTATGCAACAATCTTCCCGTTATCTTCATCGTGGTGAACAATAAGCAGCTGGATATGGCACTGAAAGGCATGGAAAAAACAACAGGCCGAATCGATGGTACCTTGTACGAGGTTCCCATGGATGCAGCAAAGTTTGCCGAATCTCTCGGTGCTGTTGCCTTTCGGGCAGAAACACGGGGTGAATTCGTCTCTGCTCTCCAGACTGCCCAGCAGCTGAATAAGGTTACCGTCATTGAGCTGCTTACCGACCGTGACGAGATACCACCCACAGCTCACCGTACCGTGACTTTGAATTAG
- a CDS encoding spore coat associated protein CotJA, with amino-acid sequence MSDPQLRAYAPFVGPFDPCPPKTIRTYLVPPQLFIPFQPMGWPQFSPAEALRIGTLWPALYSPYTPASSKGRKVEADGT; translated from the coding sequence GTGTCAGATCCGCAGCTTCGTGCTTACGCCCCTTTTGTGGGGCCGTTTGATCCATGTCCACCGAAGACCATTCGGACGTACCTGGTTCCTCCGCAATTGTTTATCCCCTTTCAGCCGATGGGTTGGCCGCAGTTCAGTCCCGCAGAAGCCTTAAGAATTGGAACGTTGTGGCCTGCTTTGTACAGTCCTTATACACCTGCGAGTTCGAAGGGAAGGAAGGTGGAAGCAGATGGAACCTGA
- a CDS encoding 3-oxoacyl-[acyl-carrier-protein] synthase III C-terminal domain-containing protein has translation MAGIRIVDIDIYHPTNRVGNDFYIEHFDARGVDIRGLLKALGRDTRYKIDNDDENSLSMAFEAASNLLEKTGLTGADIDLIAYASQTPEYIFPTNSLMIHRLINGAAHTICIDSNANCAGMTAAFEQVSRQMLGNPRIRRALIIGSDYVAPHASPDDPVYFANFGDAAAAVIVERDEQAVGFIDSIYQTDTCVYGNSLFPAQGLAKLGQTGVDAGAFHVKFIPFDDSICVGAASESIRTLLSRNEIGADEIKAACFSQLSIGNIRAVSENIGIGEDIAVYIGDEFGYTSTSSPFIALHRAITSGQIQRGDKVLFWTVGAGWQNVAMVVEY, from the coding sequence ATGGCTGGAATTCGTATTGTAGATATCGATATCTATCATCCAACGAACAGGGTGGGCAATGACTTTTACATTGAACATTTTGATGCGAGAGGTGTAGATATTCGGGGATTGTTAAAGGCACTTGGGCGTGATACACGTTACAAAATTGACAACGATGATGAAAACTCACTAAGCATGGCCTTTGAGGCCGCCAGTAATCTGCTCGAAAAGACTGGACTTACCGGTGCTGATATCGATCTGATTGCTTATGCAAGTCAAACGCCGGAATACATCTTTCCTACGAATTCCTTAATGATTCATCGCCTGATTAACGGGGCAGCCCATACGATCTGCATTGATAGCAATGCCAACTGTGCAGGCATGACCGCAGCCTTCGAACAAGTTAGCCGTCAGATGCTGGGTAATCCGAGAATTCGTCGTGCTTTGATTATCGGTTCGGATTACGTCGCTCCCCACGCCAGCCCAGATGATCCTGTATACTTCGCGAACTTTGGGGATGCAGCGGCAGCGGTCATTGTTGAACGGGACGAGCAGGCTGTCGGTTTTATTGACTCAATCTATCAGACCGATACTTGTGTTTACGGCAATTCCCTCTTCCCGGCACAAGGTCTTGCAAAACTGGGCCAAACCGGTGTAGATGCAGGGGCATTCCATGTGAAATTCATACCGTTTGATGATTCCATCTGTGTAGGGGCTGCCTCTGAATCGATTCGCACGCTGCTGAGTCGTAACGAGATCGGAGCAGACGAGATCAAAGCCGCTTGTTTCTCCCAATTATCCATTGGCAATATACGTGCTGTATCCGAGAACATTGGCATCGGTGAAGATATCGCCGTCTATATCGGAGACGAGTTCGGTTACACCTCAACCAGTAGTCCGTTTATTGCATTGCATCGAGCCATAACATCCGGCCAAATTCAGCGTGGTGATAAAGTGCTGTTCTGGACTGTTGGCGCCGGGTGGCAAAATGTTGCCATGGTTGTTGAATACTAA
- a CDS encoding transposase, with protein sequence MTIKGQKFKTYSEKLKKEAIRLHTVEGWTYRKINEHLGIHDPGRMKRWMRKHREQGEFGLLDQRGRRKEYMDQDRYVQNLKRENELLKKCLVTWKEEANKKDFRSWKK encoded by the coding sequence ATGACGATTAAAGGACAAAAGTTTAAAACGTATTCAGAGAAGTTAAAAAAAGAGGCTATTCGTTTGCATACGGTTGAGGGGTGGACTTACCGAAAGATAAATGAACATTTGGGAATTCATGACCCGGGACGAATGAAGCGCTGGATGCGAAAACACCGGGAACAAGGCGAGTTTGGACTGTTGGATCAACGAGGTCGCCGAAAAGAATACATGGATCAAGACCGCTATGTGCAAAACCTGAAACGGGAGAATGAGTTGCTAAAAAAGTGCTTGGTAACCTGGAAGGAGGAAGCAAACAAGAAAGATTTCAGATCATGGAAAAAGTAG
- a CDS encoding Gfo/Idh/MocA family protein has translation MTTLKMAVIGLGKMGLHMIHQAAQEELSKKVEIVAVCDASNENLTSFVSSHPETKTYTDFRQLLDTHPVDLLYIAVPPKYHYSVVMEALQRKIHVFCEKPLANSIEEARAMLEAAEKAGVIHAIHFSMPHEPAVVKLQELIRQETIGEIRKIELILQFPQWPRAWQQNDWITSREQGGFILEVGIHWIHMIQKVFGAIRVINSQVQFPQNTGECEHEVLATMELEDGTRIQLNGIAHFAGEERVSMVVYGTEGTIALENWDQLWSGSIGEPLVPVQAEETLSELPVLKHVIARVQGQPAKIYDFNDGYHAQLVLEALRNPDQS, from the coding sequence ATGACAACGTTAAAAATGGCTGTTATCGGGCTGGGCAAAATGGGATTACATATGATACATCAGGCTGCACAGGAAGAACTGTCCAAAAAAGTAGAGATTGTAGCGGTTTGCGATGCAAGTAACGAAAATTTAACATCGTTTGTTTCCTCTCATCCGGAGACGAAGACGTATACGGATTTTAGGCAATTGCTCGACACACATCCGGTGGATCTCCTGTACATTGCCGTTCCACCCAAATATCATTATTCCGTCGTTATGGAGGCATTGCAGCGCAAGATTCATGTTTTCTGTGAGAAGCCACTTGCGAATAGCATAGAGGAAGCAAGAGCCATGTTGGAGGCAGCCGAGAAGGCTGGTGTAATACACGCAATACATTTCTCCATGCCCCATGAACCCGCTGTAGTGAAGCTGCAGGAGCTGATCCGTCAGGAGACGATTGGCGAGATTCGCAAAATCGAGTTGATCCTTCAGTTTCCTCAGTGGCCACGAGCATGGCAGCAAAATGACTGGATTACGAGCCGCGAGCAGGGCGGATTCATTCTTGAAGTAGGGATTCACTGGATTCATATGATCCAAAAGGTATTTGGTGCTATTCGTGTGATTAACAGTCAGGTTCAATTTCCCCAAAATACAGGTGAATGTGAACATGAAGTTCTGGCCACGATGGAGCTGGAGGATGGTACCCGAATTCAGTTGAATGGGATCGCTCATTTTGCAGGAGAAGAGCGAGTATCCATGGTGGTTTACGGTACAGAAGGGACAATTGCTTTGGAAAACTGGGACCAACTTTGGAGTGGAAGCATCGGAGAGCCGCTGGTTCCTGTCCAAGCAGAGGAAACCTTGAGCGAGCTGCCGGTACTCAAACACGTCATTGCCCGTGTTCAGGGCCAGCCTGCCAAAATATACGATTTCAACGATGGTTATCATGCACAGCTTGTCCTTGAAGCTTTACGTAATCCAGATCAATCTTGA
- a CDS encoding hemolysin family protein: protein MGIHTEFHLGQLVFNLVCVFLLVFLNGVFVAAEFSLVKVRQTRLTQLQSEGNKLAGYALKVNGKLDAYLSATQFGITLTSLGLGWLGEPAISELLVEPLMFKLGVTDTGLISTVSVIIGFCIITFLHIVLGELAPKSLAIQKTDGVALLLSAPLLLFYKIFFPFIWVLNASANALLRLAGIEPASEGEAHSEDELRILMKQSAKSGVIDKDEIKLMDNIFDFSDMLAREIMLPRTDMDCLYTHMSLEENLKIINATKHSRYPVAVEDKDEIIGFIHITDLLLAEPDQQHDLAALVRPILNVPESMEISHVLRLMQKKHSQMTLVVDEYGGTAGLLTAEEILEEIVGDLYDEFEDERPHMERSGEAFSIDGRSLIEEVHEWTGAVIEDEEVDTIGGWLFKELEGSAVKGKTREQNGYIFEVEESTRLRITRVKIYKKPDSKEDQVEMVDQESGLKQDDDR from the coding sequence GTCGCAGCGGAATTTTCTCTGGTCAAAGTTAGACAAACGCGCCTTACTCAATTACAGAGTGAAGGGAATAAGTTGGCTGGCTATGCACTGAAGGTGAATGGTAAATTGGATGCCTATCTATCGGCAACCCAGTTCGGAATCACGCTGACTTCGCTGGGGCTTGGTTGGCTCGGTGAACCGGCCATTTCCGAATTGCTGGTCGAGCCTCTGATGTTCAAGCTTGGTGTAACAGATACAGGACTAATATCCACGGTATCGGTCATTATCGGTTTCTGTATCATTACGTTTTTGCACATTGTGCTGGGTGAGCTTGCACCCAAATCTCTGGCGATTCAAAAAACAGACGGAGTGGCTTTACTGCTATCAGCACCGTTGCTGTTATTTTATAAAATTTTCTTCCCGTTCATCTGGGTGCTGAACGCCTCAGCCAATGCACTGCTGCGTTTGGCAGGCATTGAACCCGCCAGCGAGGGGGAAGCCCATTCGGAAGATGAACTTCGCATTTTGATGAAGCAAAGCGCAAAGAGTGGTGTCATCGACAAGGATGAAATCAAACTGATGGATAACATCTTTGATTTTTCGGATATGCTGGCACGTGAGATTATGCTGCCGCGTACGGATATGGATTGCCTATACACCCATATGTCGCTGGAAGAAAACCTGAAAATCATTAATGCAACGAAGCATTCCCGTTACCCTGTAGCTGTTGAGGATAAGGATGAGATTATTGGATTTATCCACATTACCGATCTGCTCCTGGCTGAACCAGACCAGCAGCATGATTTGGCCGCGCTGGTTCGTCCAATTCTAAATGTTCCTGAATCGATGGAGATTAGTCATGTGCTTCGTCTGATGCAGAAAAAGCATTCCCAGATGACCCTTGTGGTCGACGAGTATGGCGGTACAGCCGGCTTGCTGACTGCTGAAGAAATTCTGGAAGAGATTGTTGGCGACCTGTATGATGAGTTCGAGGACGAACGTCCGCATATGGAGCGCAGTGGAGAAGCTTTTTCCATTGATGGTCGTTCCCTGATCGAAGAGGTCCATGAATGGACAGGTGCTGTCATTGAGGATGAGGAAGTTGATACGATTGGCGGCTGGCTGTTCAAGGAATTGGAAGGTAGTGCAGTCAAAGGTAAAACACGGGAGCAGAACGGTTATATCTTTGAAGTCGAAGAATCCACGCGTCTCCGTATTACCCGAGTGAAGATATACAAGAAACCGGATTCCAAGGAAGATCAGGTGGAAATGGTAGATCAGGAATCAGGTTTGAAACAGGACGATGATCGTTAA
- a CDS encoding manganese catalase family protein, with amino-acid sequence MWVYEKKLQYPVRVSKCDPRMAKLLAEQYGGADGELAAALRYLNQRYTIPDKIIGLLNDIGTEEFAHLEMIATMIYKLTKDATVQQLEEAGLGPNYAQRDSALFYTNSSGVPFTATYIQAKGDPIADLYEDIAAEEKARATYQWLIDLTDDVDLQDSLKFLREREIVHSLRFREAVEILKDDRETKKIF; translated from the coding sequence ATGTGGGTGTATGAGAAAAAATTGCAATATCCCGTTCGGGTTAGCAAATGTGATCCTCGTATGGCGAAATTACTAGCGGAACAATATGGGGGTGCAGACGGAGAACTGGCAGCCGCCCTGCGATATTTGAACCAGCGTTATACCATTCCGGACAAGATTATCGGGCTGTTAAATGACATAGGCACGGAGGAATTTGCTCATCTGGAAATGATTGCTACCATGATTTACAAGTTAACGAAGGATGCAACAGTGCAGCAACTAGAAGAAGCCGGTCTGGGGCCGAACTACGCACAGCGTGACTCTGCTTTGTTTTATACGAATTCTTCTGGTGTACCTTTCACCGCTACTTATATTCAAGCGAAGGGAGATCCCATTGCTGATTTGTACGAGGATATTGCAGCGGAAGAGAAGGCACGGGCTACATATCAGTGGTTGATTGATCTGACGGATGACGTTGATCTGCAGGATAGTCTCAAGTTTCTAAGGGAACGGGAGATTGTGCACTCCTTGCGTTTTCGTGAGGCAGTCGAGATTTTGAAGGATGATCGGGAGACGAAGAAAATTTTCTGA
- a CDS encoding IS3 family transposase gives MEKVAAYGDIQKLCHVFGVSRSGFYAYVKRKRIDRDAKAKKQVLQTYQRYEGKYGYRQLQLFLWQDQGIWMNHKKVLRLMQMLGIQARIRRKRRSSSSYAPAQRVAENLLKRDFSAEKPNQKWVTDITQYRVGERWIYLSAIKDLFNNEIVAYEMGERNDNDLVLRTFSKAFAKQKNVTGLVVHSDQGFQYTSHAYHDMLPKVGARISMSRRGNCYDNASMESFFSHLKTEGLYPYHIRTLTEAQSKIEKYIRFYNRKRPQRKLKKLTPVEYRRQFAA, from the coding sequence ATGGAAAAAGTAGCGGCATACGGTGATATCCAGAAACTATGCCATGTGTTTGGCGTGTCCCGGAGTGGGTTTTATGCCTATGTAAAACGTAAACGAATCGATCGCGATGCAAAGGCGAAGAAGCAGGTGCTTCAAACGTATCAACGATATGAAGGCAAATATGGTTATCGACAGCTCCAGTTGTTCCTTTGGCAAGATCAAGGGATTTGGATGAACCACAAAAAGGTGCTCCGCCTGATGCAAATGCTCGGTATTCAAGCCAGAATTCGTCGTAAACGACGCTCCAGCAGCTCGTATGCACCTGCGCAGCGTGTAGCAGAGAACCTGTTGAAGCGAGATTTCAGTGCAGAAAAACCGAATCAGAAATGGGTAACGGACATTACCCAGTATCGTGTGGGAGAGCGCTGGATATATCTTTCAGCCATAAAGGATCTGTTTAATAACGAGATTGTGGCTTACGAAATGGGCGAACGTAACGACAATGATCTCGTGCTCCGCACATTCAGCAAAGCGTTTGCGAAGCAAAAAAACGTGACCGGACTGGTCGTTCACAGCGACCAGGGGTTCCAGTACACGTCTCATGCTTACCACGACATGCTGCCAAAGGTTGGCGCCCGAATCAGCATGTCTCGCCGAGGGAATTGTTATGACAATGCCTCGATGGAGAGTTTCTTCTCGCATCTCAAAACGGAAGGACTCTATCCTTATCATATCCGAACGCTTACCGAAGCACAAAGCAAAATTGAAAAATATATCCGTTTTTACAACCGAAAACGGCCACAACGGAAACTAAAGAAACTGACGCCGGTAGAGTACCGACGCCAGTTTGCAGCCTAG
- a CDS encoding spore coat protein CotJB — MEPEAPKACDAKYYELLEELQALDFVLVELNLYLDTHPGDYQSIEQYNKFSQERMRVAHEFQQLYGPLMNFGHAFSKYPWEWSQTPWPWQV, encoded by the coding sequence ATGGAACCTGAAGCACCTAAAGCCTGTGATGCAAAATACTATGAGCTGCTGGAGGAACTTCAGGCCCTGGACTTTGTATTGGTTGAGCTGAATCTGTATCTGGACACCCACCCTGGTGACTACCAGAGCATTGAGCAATACAACAAGTTCAGCCAGGAGCGGATGAGGGTGGCACATGAGTTTCAGCAATTGTACGGACCGCTGATGAACTTTGGGCATGCGTTCTCCAAATATCCGTGGGAATGGTCTCAGACGCCTTGGCCTTGGCAAGTGTGA